A genomic region of Tsukamurella pulmonis contains the following coding sequences:
- a CDS encoding DsbA family protein, whose product MRMHRGISVVAAVLLALFALTGCARSITGTAVAEPGGTAAGASAGSSAGAVRVGTGGESITIYVDFLCPACKTFEDRDGDAIGAAVAAGKLTVEYRPVSFLDPQSASGDYSSRALRAFLAVGRDAPASAVPFLRALFAAQPQEAGSTDATDQQLADRARGAGAPDDVAEKIRTGATGIDGKAVGAANVRLLAAAGGTGTPTVLHNGAPVVLNDPGWLPKITG is encoded by the coding sequence ATGAGGATGCATCGGGGGATCTCCGTCGTGGCGGCCGTGCTCCTCGCGCTGTTCGCACTGACCGGCTGTGCCCGGTCGATTACCGGGACCGCGGTCGCCGAGCCCGGCGGCACCGCGGCCGGCGCTTCGGCCGGTTCGTCCGCGGGCGCCGTCCGGGTCGGGACCGGCGGGGAGTCGATCACGATCTACGTCGACTTCCTGTGCCCCGCGTGCAAGACCTTCGAGGATCGCGACGGCGACGCGATCGGCGCCGCGGTCGCGGCCGGGAAGCTGACCGTCGAGTACCGGCCGGTGAGCTTCCTCGACCCGCAGTCCGCGAGCGGCGACTACTCCTCCCGGGCGTTGCGCGCCTTCTTGGCGGTCGGCCGGGACGCGCCCGCGAGCGCCGTGCCCTTCCTGCGCGCGCTGTTCGCGGCGCAGCCGCAGGAGGCCGGATCCACCGACGCGACCGATCAGCAGCTGGCGGACCGCGCCCGCGGGGCCGGCGCACCCGACGACGTCGCGGAGAAGATCCGCACCGGCGCGACGGGCATCGACGGTAAGGCCGTCGGCGCCGCGAACGTGCGGCTGCTCGCCGCCGCGGGCGGCACCGGCACGCCGACGGTGCTGCACAACGGCGCACCGGTCGTCCTCAACGATCCCGGCTGGTTGCCGAAGATCACCGGCTAG
- a CDS encoding citrate synthase — protein MSTDDNTANATVAYPGGQIELPIVKATEGADGIALGKFLAQTGYSTFDNGFVNTSSCKSAITYIDGNAGILRYRGYPIEQLAEKSTFIEVSYLLIHGELPTPEQLAEFTAKIQRHTLLHEDLKLFFNGFPRNAHPMPVVSSAVNALSAYYPDSLAPNDPAQVELSTIRLLAKFPTICAYAYKKSVGQPMLYPDNSLSLVENFLRMTFGFPAEPYEVDPELVKALDMLLILHADHEQNCSTSTVRLVGSSNANLFTSISGGINALWGPLHGGANQAVLEMLDDIKASGGDTTAFMNKVKNKEDGVKLMGFGHRVYKNYDPRAAIVKQTADRIFELLGVSDELLDIAKGLEDVALHDDYFIERKLYPNVDFYTGLIYRAMGFPTRMFTVLFALGRLPGWIAHWREMHEDPTTKIGRPQQIYTGSTARDYPGA, from the coding sequence TTGTCCACTGATGACAACACCGCGAACGCTACGGTCGCCTACCCCGGCGGCCAGATCGAGCTGCCGATCGTCAAGGCGACCGAGGGTGCAGACGGCATCGCTCTCGGTAAGTTCCTCGCGCAGACGGGTTACAGCACGTTCGACAACGGCTTCGTCAACACGTCGTCCTGCAAGTCGGCCATCACCTACATCGACGGCAACGCGGGCATCCTGCGCTACCGCGGGTACCCGATCGAGCAGCTCGCGGAGAAGTCGACGTTCATCGAGGTCAGCTACCTGCTGATCCACGGTGAGCTGCCGACCCCGGAGCAGCTCGCGGAGTTCACCGCGAAGATCCAGCGGCACACCCTGCTGCACGAGGACCTCAAGCTGTTCTTCAACGGCTTCCCCCGCAACGCGCACCCGATGCCGGTGGTCTCCTCCGCCGTCAACGCGCTCAGCGCCTACTACCCGGACTCGTTGGCCCCCAACGACCCGGCGCAGGTCGAGCTCTCGACGATCCGCCTGCTCGCGAAGTTCCCGACGATCTGCGCGTACGCCTACAAGAAGTCCGTGGGCCAGCCGATGCTCTACCCCGACAACTCGCTGTCGTTGGTCGAGAACTTCCTGCGCATGACCTTCGGCTTCCCGGCCGAGCCCTACGAGGTCGACCCGGAGCTGGTCAAGGCCCTCGACATGCTGCTCATCCTGCACGCCGACCACGAGCAGAACTGCTCCACGTCGACGGTGCGCCTGGTGGGCTCGTCGAACGCGAACCTGTTCACGTCGATCTCGGGCGGCATCAACGCCCTGTGGGGCCCGCTGCACGGCGGCGCCAACCAGGCCGTCCTCGAGATGCTCGACGACATCAAGGCCTCCGGTGGCGACACCACGGCCTTCATGAACAAGGTCAAGAACAAGGAAGACGGCGTGAAGCTCATGGGCTTCGGGCACCGCGTCTACAAGAACTACGACCCGCGTGCGGCGATCGTGAAGCAGACCGCGGACCGCATCTTCGAGCTGCTCGGCGTATCCGACGAGCTGCTCGACATCGCCAAGGGCCTGGAGGACGTCGCACTGCACGACGATTACTTCATCGAGCGCAAGCTGTACCCGAACGTGGACTTCTACACCGGTCTGATCTACCGCGCGATGGGCTTCCCGACGCGCATGTTCACGGTGCTGTTCGCGCTCGGCCGGCTTCCCGGCTGGATCGCCCACTGGCGCGAGATGCACGAGGATCCGACCACCAAGATCGGTCGTCCTCAGCAGATCTACACGGGCTCGACCGCCCGTGATTACCCCGGCGCGTAG
- a CDS encoding TetR family transcriptional regulator → MGFQRARSAEQRQERREAIMAAAAGMLAEMPVAALTLSELSRRVGLAKSNVLRYFESREDVLLEVLMRSAAECITELDAAWTEQGSADAPLAERIEAFAAVYARVLAARPEVLDLLSAQAAVLERNVSTEAVVRFKRAAIAGIDAMAAVLTRAVPELGEAAPSACATILTLSGALYTQAEQSGACESAYLVAPELAALRTELVPALHGAVATIVAGTLARG, encoded by the coding sequence GTGGGATTCCAACGGGCGCGCAGCGCGGAACAGCGACAGGAACGGCGCGAGGCGATCATGGCCGCGGCCGCCGGCATGCTCGCCGAGATGCCCGTCGCCGCGCTCACCCTCAGTGAGCTCAGTCGCCGCGTGGGCCTGGCCAAGTCGAACGTCCTGCGCTACTTCGAGTCCCGTGAGGACGTGCTGCTCGAGGTGCTGATGCGCTCCGCGGCCGAGTGCATCACCGAGCTCGACGCGGCCTGGACCGAGCAGGGGAGCGCCGACGCCCCCCTGGCCGAGCGGATCGAGGCCTTCGCGGCCGTCTACGCCCGCGTCCTGGCCGCCCGGCCCGAGGTGCTCGACCTGCTCTCCGCGCAGGCCGCGGTGCTCGAGCGCAACGTCTCCACCGAGGCCGTCGTCCGGTTCAAGCGCGCCGCGATCGCCGGGATCGACGCGATGGCCGCGGTGCTCACCCGTGCCGTCCCCGAGCTGGGAGAGGCCGCACCGTCGGCCTGCGCGACGATCCTCACCCTCTCCGGCGCCCTCTACACCCAGGCGGAGCAGTCCGGTGCGTGCGAATCGGCCTACCTCGTCGCCCCGGAACTCGCGGCCCTGCGCACCGAGCTCGTGCCCGCGCTGCACGGGGCCGTCGCGACGATCGTCGCCGGGACGCTGGCCCGCGGCTGA
- a CDS encoding DUF4333 domain-containing protein, producing the protein MGLRAVAVVVGGAGVAVALCWSMISPPEIDQEQVESGTLARVAAAPTDHLHCDGGLKAEVGAAQSCVLDRGDEEFAVHLTVTDVDGDRVNWDSTVAGVPRSGQRVTVAELEQRTREVLARDRRVDTVTCAGGLPGTVGARQSCAMTAQGHRHDVVVTVTTVDPARVQWGVTVDD; encoded by the coding sequence ATGGGTCTGCGGGCGGTCGCGGTCGTCGTCGGCGGTGCCGGCGTCGCGGTCGCGCTGTGCTGGTCCATGATCTCGCCGCCCGAGATCGACCAGGAGCAGGTCGAATCGGGCACCCTGGCCCGCGTAGCGGCGGCACCGACCGATCACCTGCACTGCGACGGCGGCCTCAAGGCCGAGGTCGGCGCGGCGCAGTCGTGCGTCCTGGACCGGGGCGACGAGGAGTTCGCCGTGCACCTCACGGTCACCGACGTCGATGGTGACCGGGTCAACTGGGACTCGACCGTCGCCGGCGTTCCGCGCTCGGGCCAGCGGGTCACCGTCGCCGAGCTCGAGCAGCGCACCCGCGAGGTGCTCGCCCGCGACCGCCGCGTCGACACCGTGACCTGCGCGGGCGGCCTGCCCGGCACCGTCGGAGCGAGGCAGAGCTGTGCGATGACGGCGCAGGGTCATCGGCACGACGTCGTCGTCACCGTCACCACCGTCGATCCCGCGCGGGTGCAGTGGGGCGTCACCGTCGACGACTGA
- a CDS encoding MFS transporter — protein sequence MPRLLADTRPLQNPDYRRLWWTGVVTVIGAQLTAVAVPAQIYAITGSSAYVGLTGVFGLVPLVIFGLWGGAIADALDRRLVIIGTTLGLAGTALMLALLPDNVWLILGAFALQQAFFGVNQPTRSAIYARLVPPEQLPAANSLNMTVMQFGAIAGPMLGAPLIPVIGVHWLYALDAASLMLTLWAVWKLPSIKPEDKGQSLGLRSVIDGFRYLAGHKVLLMSFVVDIIAMVFGMPRALFPQIAHENFGDPIEGGWVFGALFAAMSVGAVLGGVLSGWTSRVSRQGLAVIVMIVLWGAAMAGFGLAAHFSWLWAALVLLALGGAADMFSAAFRTTMLQEAATDDVRGRLQGVFTVVVAGGPRIGDALHGAAAASAGAAMAAAGGGVLVIVFTVLAAFAVPAFVRYRVTR from the coding sequence GTGCCGAGACTCCTGGCCGACACTCGGCCACTGCAGAACCCCGACTACCGACGCCTGTGGTGGACCGGCGTGGTCACCGTCATCGGGGCGCAGCTCACCGCGGTGGCCGTCCCCGCACAGATCTACGCGATCACCGGCTCGTCGGCGTACGTCGGCCTGACGGGCGTCTTCGGCCTGGTCCCGCTGGTGATCTTCGGCCTGTGGGGCGGCGCGATCGCCGACGCCCTGGACCGCCGCCTGGTCATCATCGGCACCACCCTCGGGCTCGCCGGCACCGCGCTGATGCTCGCGCTGCTGCCCGACAACGTGTGGCTGATCCTCGGCGCCTTCGCGCTGCAGCAGGCCTTCTTCGGCGTGAACCAGCCCACCCGCTCGGCGATCTACGCCCGGCTCGTGCCGCCGGAGCAGTTGCCCGCGGCCAATTCGCTCAACATGACCGTGATGCAGTTCGGCGCGATCGCCGGCCCGATGCTGGGCGCGCCGCTGATCCCGGTCATCGGCGTGCACTGGCTGTACGCGCTCGACGCCGCGTCGCTCATGCTCACGCTGTGGGCGGTGTGGAAGCTGCCGTCGATCAAGCCCGAGGACAAGGGGCAGTCGCTCGGCCTGCGCTCCGTGATCGACGGTTTCCGGTACCTCGCGGGCCACAAGGTGCTGCTCATGAGCTTCGTCGTCGACATCATCGCGATGGTCTTCGGCATGCCGCGCGCCCTGTTCCCGCAGATCGCGCACGAGAACTTCGGCGATCCGATCGAGGGCGGGTGGGTGTTCGGCGCCCTGTTCGCCGCGATGTCCGTGGGCGCGGTGCTGGGCGGGGTGCTTTCCGGCTGGACCTCCCGGGTCTCCAGGCAGGGTCTCGCGGTGATCGTGATGATCGTGCTGTGGGGCGCCGCGATGGCGGGCTTCGGCCTGGCCGCGCACTTCAGCTGGCTGTGGGCGGCCCTGGTGCTGCTCGCGCTGGGCGGCGCCGCCGACATGTTCTCCGCCGCCTTCCGCACGACGATGCTGCAGGAGGCCGCGACCGACGACGTCCGCGGGCGGCTGCAGGGCGTGTTCACCGTGGTGGTCGCGGGCGGGCCGCGCATCGGCGACGCGCTGCACGGCGCCGCGGCCGCCAGCGCCGGCGCGGCCATGGCGGCCGCGGGCGGCGGCGTGCTGGTGATCGTCTTCACCGTGCTCGCGGCGTTCGCGGTGCCCGCGTTCGTGCGGTACCGCGTCACGCGCTGA
- a CDS encoding SDR family NAD(P)-dependent oxidoreductase, translating into MSWTENNVPTQAGRVAVVTGANTGLGFETARVLAQHGAEVVLAVRNTDKGNEAAARISAAAPGATVRVHRLDLGSLASVRESAAELRASTPRVDLLINNAGVMYPPKQTTADGFELQFGTNHLGHFAWTAQVLDLLLDVPDSRVVTVASLAHRIRAAIHFDDLQWERSYDRVAAYGQSKLANLLFHYELQRRLQARGAERGTVAIAAHPGIADTELMRNTPSLLQGLNNLVAPVLSHDAAHGALPQLRAATDPGALGGQYYGPDGLGERRGAAKVVASTEQSYDLELQRRLWAVSEELTGVAFPV; encoded by the coding sequence ATGAGCTGGACCGAGAACAACGTTCCCACGCAGGCCGGACGGGTCGCCGTCGTCACCGGTGCGAACACCGGGCTGGGCTTCGAGACCGCCCGCGTGCTCGCGCAGCACGGCGCCGAGGTGGTGCTCGCGGTGCGCAACACCGACAAGGGGAACGAGGCCGCCGCGCGGATCAGCGCCGCCGCCCCGGGCGCGACGGTCCGCGTGCACCGGCTCGACCTGGGCTCCCTCGCCTCCGTCCGCGAGTCCGCCGCGGAGCTGCGCGCGAGCACCCCGCGCGTGGACCTGCTGATCAACAACGCCGGCGTGATGTACCCGCCGAAGCAGACCACCGCCGACGGCTTCGAGCTGCAGTTCGGCACCAACCACCTGGGCCACTTCGCCTGGACCGCGCAGGTGCTCGACCTGCTGCTGGACGTGCCCGACTCGCGCGTGGTGACCGTCGCCAGCCTCGCGCACCGCATCCGCGCGGCGATCCACTTCGACGACCTGCAGTGGGAGCGCTCCTACGACCGCGTCGCCGCCTACGGGCAGAGCAAGCTCGCGAACCTGCTCTTCCACTACGAGTTGCAGCGCCGCCTGCAGGCCCGCGGCGCCGAGCGCGGGACCGTCGCGATCGCAGCGCACCCCGGCATCGCCGACACCGAGCTCATGCGCAACACCCCCTCGCTCCTGCAGGGGCTGAACAACCTGGTCGCACCGGTGCTCTCGCACGACGCCGCGCACGGCGCGCTCCCGCAGCTGCGGGCCGCGACCGATCCCGGCGCGCTCGGCGGGCAGTACTACGGTCCCGACGGCCTCGGTGAGCGCCGCGGCGCCGCGAAGGTCGTCGCCTCGACCGAGCAGTCCTACGACCTGGAACTGCAGCGCCGCCTGTGGGCCGTCTCCGAGGAACTCACCGGGGTCGCCTTCCCGGTGTAG
- a CDS encoding amidohydrolase: protein MRLARARIQGDRLLDVDIDDGRIVALSPAGSTPAPDHLLDLDGRRLLPGLWDEHVHVRTWAVSTRRIDVRAATSPEAAVALIRAALPGADPGLPVVAVGMRDGLWGGAPSRRLLDEIAPDVPVMVVSSDLHSSWSNAALGRLLGIDLDETGMLREAASFAAATRVESLVADRADAWVLEALAGLGRRGVVGVVDLDFDDAVGAWERRPAPPVRIDAGVYPQHLEAADARGACTGAPINGLARVGPLKVITDGSLGTRTAYCHAPYPGTTGRGVLEVPPDRLVALLRRGAALGLTPAIHAIGDAANALALDAFAEAGVRGRIEHAQLLTETDLARMAALGIGASIQPEHMLDDRDLVARFWGDRAADAFRVGSLLAAGVDVVLGSDAPVTPLDPWFAISAAVTRSRDGDAPWQPWEAIDVATALRVSSRTRIAVGEPADLVALGAEPTPERLRTMPVDLTLVAGGITHSAL from the coding sequence ATGAGGCTCGCACGCGCACGGATCCAGGGCGACCGGCTGCTCGACGTCGACATCGACGACGGCAGGATCGTCGCGCTCTCCCCCGCCGGGTCGACGCCCGCGCCGGACCACCTGCTCGACCTCGACGGCCGCCGGCTCCTCCCGGGCCTGTGGGACGAGCACGTGCACGTCCGCACCTGGGCCGTCTCCACCCGCCGCATCGACGTGCGCGCCGCGACGAGCCCCGAGGCGGCGGTCGCGCTCATCCGTGCCGCGCTGCCCGGCGCGGACCCGGGCCTGCCCGTCGTCGCCGTCGGCATGCGCGACGGGCTGTGGGGCGGCGCACCGTCGCGCCGGCTGCTCGACGAGATCGCGCCCGACGTGCCCGTCATGGTCGTCTCCTCCGACCTGCACAGCTCCTGGTCGAACGCGGCGCTCGGCCGGCTGCTCGGCATCGATCTGGACGAGACGGGGATGCTGCGCGAGGCGGCGAGCTTCGCCGCGGCCACCCGCGTCGAGTCGCTGGTCGCCGACCGCGCCGACGCCTGGGTGCTCGAAGCCCTCGCCGGCCTGGGCCGGCGGGGCGTCGTCGGCGTCGTCGACCTGGACTTCGACGATGCCGTGGGCGCCTGGGAGCGACGGCCCGCCCCGCCGGTCCGGATCGACGCGGGCGTCTACCCGCAGCACCTCGAGGCCGCCGACGCCCGCGGAGCCTGCACCGGCGCCCCGATCAACGGGCTCGCCCGGGTGGGCCCGCTCAAGGTCATCACCGACGGCTCGCTCGGCACCCGCACCGCGTACTGCCACGCGCCGTACCCGGGCACGACGGGCCGCGGCGTGCTGGAGGTCCCGCCGGACCGCCTCGTCGCGCTGCTGCGCCGCGGCGCCGCCCTCGGCCTGACCCCGGCGATCCACGCGATCGGCGACGCGGCCAATGCGCTCGCGCTCGACGCCTTCGCCGAGGCCGGGGTCCGCGGCCGGATCGAGCACGCGCAGCTGCTCACCGAGACGGACCTGGCGCGGATGGCCGCGCTCGGCATCGGCGCCTCGATCCAGCCCGAGCACATGCTCGACGATCGCGACCTGGTCGCGCGGTTCTGGGGCGACCGCGCCGCGGACGCCTTCCGCGTCGGCTCGCTCCTCGCCGCGGGCGTCGATGTGGTCCTCGGCTCGGACGCGCCGGTCACGCCGCTCGACCCGTGGTTCGCGATCTCGGCCGCCGTCACCCGCAGCCGCGACGGCGACGCGCCGTGGCAGCCGTGGGAGGCGATCGACGTGGCGACCGCGCTGCGCGTGTCCTCCCGCACCCGGATCGCCGTCGGCGAGCCCGCCGACCTGGTGGCCCTCGGCGCCGAGCCGACGCCGGAACGCCTACGCACCATGCCCGTCGACCTCACCCTCGTGGCCGGCGGGATCACCCACAGCGCCCTTTAG
- a CDS encoding Nramp family divalent metal transporter produces MLLGPAFVAAIAYVDPGNVAANVTAGAKYGYLLVWVLVLANVMAVMIQYQSAKLGVVTGRSLPQVLGDRLPRRARLAFWGQAELVAAATDIAEVIGGALALNLLFGVPLVWGGLIVGVISTVLLTLADGRRQYRFELVIIGMLAIIVVGFLAGLIVAPPDAGAVLGGLVPRLQGTETVLLAASMLGATVMPHAIYLHSALVVDRHGAPPATGRAERARRLLKVTRIDVILALVIAGAVNIALLVLAASALYGREGTDSIEGAHAAVRDALGPIVAGLFALGLLASGLASTSVGSYAGGTIMAGLLRQRIPVVVRRLITMIPAIGVLAIGVPPTQALIISQVVLSFGIPFALLPLRRYTSDRALMGEFVDRAPLRWASALAGALIVALNGALIVLTFTG; encoded by the coding sequence ATGCTCCTGGGGCCCGCCTTCGTCGCCGCCATCGCCTACGTCGATCCGGGCAACGTCGCCGCGAACGTCACCGCCGGCGCGAAGTACGGCTACCTGTTGGTCTGGGTCCTGGTGCTGGCCAACGTGATGGCCGTGATGATCCAGTACCAGTCGGCGAAGCTGGGCGTGGTCACCGGTCGTTCGTTGCCGCAGGTGCTCGGTGACCGGCTGCCGCGGCGCGCCCGCCTCGCGTTCTGGGGCCAGGCCGAGCTGGTGGCCGCCGCCACCGACATCGCCGAGGTGATCGGCGGTGCGCTCGCCCTGAATCTGTTGTTCGGCGTCCCGCTGGTGTGGGGCGGGCTCATCGTCGGCGTGATCTCGACGGTGCTGCTCACGCTCGCCGACGGTCGCCGGCAGTACCGGTTCGAGCTGGTCATCATCGGCATGCTCGCGATCATCGTGGTCGGCTTCCTGGCGGGCCTGATCGTCGCGCCGCCCGACGCCGGCGCCGTCCTCGGCGGCCTGGTGCCGCGCCTGCAGGGCACCGAGACCGTGCTGCTGGCCGCGTCGATGCTGGGCGCCACCGTCATGCCGCACGCGATCTACCTGCACTCGGCGCTGGTCGTCGACCGGCACGGCGCGCCGCCCGCGACCGGGCGGGCCGAGCGCGCGCGCCGCCTGCTCAAGGTCACCCGGATCGACGTGATCCTGGCGCTCGTCATCGCCGGCGCCGTGAACATCGCGTTGCTGGTGCTCGCCGCGAGCGCGCTGTACGGCCGCGAGGGCACCGACTCGATCGAGGGCGCGCACGCCGCGGTCCGGGACGCGCTCGGGCCGATCGTCGCCGGGCTGTTCGCACTCGGGCTGCTGGCCTCCGGCCTCGCCTCCACGTCGGTCGGCAGCTACGCGGGCGGCACCATCATGGCGGGGCTGCTGCGCCAGCGGATCCCGGTGGTGGTGCGGCGGCTGATCACGATGATCCCCGCGATCGGCGTGCTGGCCATCGGTGTGCCGCCCACCCAGGCGCTGATCATCTCCCAGGTCGTGCTGAGCTTCGGCATCCCGTTCGCGCTGCTGCCGCTGCGCCGCTACACCTCCGATCGCGCGCTGATGGGGGAGTTCGTCGACCGTGCGCCCCTGCGCTGGGCCTCCGCGCTGGCCGGCGCGCTCATCGTCGCGCTGAACGGGGCGCTCATCGTGCTCACTTTCACCGGCTGA
- a CDS encoding HugZ family protein, producing the protein MSTRDHGDPGDAPTLAPPLTDVAEPRRPSPAEEARTVAAATNTATLGSLSADGGPWASLVTYGLLGGDPVLCVSHMAEHGRNLQRDPRASLSIVAPDAPSDPLANARITLAGTVRRPDGELLTAAREAHLAAVPAARYYIDYSDFTVWLLDVERVRWVGGYGRMDSASRADYAAAEPDPVTPHAAGAVRHLNDDHAQALLDMARALGGYPDATVARCERADRYGLDLRVETPRGWAVTRVGYLEPLSAPAELRQATVALARLAAAQ; encoded by the coding sequence ATGAGCACTCGCGACCACGGCGATCCCGGTGACGCCCCCACTCTCGCCCCGCCCCTGACGGACGTCGCCGAGCCCCGGCGCCCCTCCCCCGCCGAGGAGGCGCGCACCGTCGCCGCGGCCACCAATACCGCGACGCTCGGCAGCCTCTCCGCCGACGGTGGCCCCTGGGCCTCGCTGGTGACCTACGGGCTCCTCGGCGGCGACCCCGTGCTCTGCGTCTCGCACATGGCCGAACACGGCCGCAACCTGCAGCGCGATCCCCGCGCGAGCCTGTCGATCGTGGCGCCCGACGCCCCGTCGGACCCGCTCGCCAATGCCCGGATCACCCTGGCCGGCACCGTCCGCCGGCCCGACGGGGAGCTCCTCACCGCCGCCCGGGAGGCGCACCTGGCCGCGGTGCCCGCTGCGCGGTACTACATCGACTACAGCGATTTCACCGTGTGGCTGCTCGACGTCGAGCGGGTGCGCTGGGTGGGCGGCTACGGGCGCATGGACTCGGCGTCGCGCGCGGATTACGCGGCCGCGGAGCCCGATCCGGTGACGCCGCACGCCGCGGGCGCGGTGCGCCACCTCAACGACGACCACGCGCAGGCGCTGCTGGACATGGCGCGGGCCCTCGGCGGCTACCCCGACGCCACGGTCGCCCGCTGCGAGCGGGCCGACCGGTACGGCCTGGACCTGCGCGTGGAGACGCCGCGCGGCTGGGCGGTCACCCGCGTGGGCTACCTCGAGCCACTGAGCGCGCCCGCCGAACTGCGGCAGGCCACCGTCGCCCTGGCCCGGCTGGCCGCCGCGCAGTAG
- a CDS encoding aldose 1-epimerase family protein: MSVQPGFTIAAGGYVAEIARTGAGLRGLRRNGVALTEEWPLGEKPPLSAGLVLAPWPGRTEDGIYTWDDEVHHLTVTSDVTGTADHGLVRRADWDDVEIAPDAVTLAHDVGRHPGWPFDLHLRLRYGVGDDGLHCRFEAVNTGTTDLPLAVGFHTYLRVGDAPVDACTLELGAQQWQPLDARLLPDGAPRTVEGTVYDFRTPRSLDGVQIDTPFTEVTGRYVLRGPDGQAELWTAPSLPWAQVFIADPANGKGYPDRGRAVAVEPMSAPGNALHTGTDVIRLGPGSVWSTEWGIR, from the coding sequence ATGTCGGTGCAACCGGGGTTCACGATCGCGGCCGGCGGCTACGTCGCGGAGATCGCACGGACCGGCGCGGGGCTGCGCGGCCTGCGCCGCAACGGCGTCGCCCTCACGGAGGAGTGGCCGCTCGGCGAGAAGCCGCCCCTGTCGGCGGGCCTGGTGCTCGCGCCCTGGCCGGGCCGCACCGAGGACGGGATTTACACCTGGGACGACGAGGTGCACCACCTCACCGTCACCAGCGACGTCACCGGCACCGCCGACCACGGGCTGGTGCGCCGGGCCGACTGGGACGACGTCGAGATCGCGCCGGACGCGGTGACGCTGGCCCACGACGTGGGGCGGCACCCGGGCTGGCCCTTCGACCTGCACCTGCGCCTTCGCTACGGCGTCGGCGACGACGGCCTGCACTGCCGCTTCGAGGCCGTCAACACCGGCACGACCGACCTGCCGCTCGCTGTGGGCTTCCACACATACCTGCGGGTCGGCGATGCACCCGTCGACGCCTGCACCCTCGAGCTCGGGGCGCAGCAGTGGCAGCCGCTCGACGCGCGTCTCCTGCCCGACGGTGCGCCGCGTACCGTCGAGGGGACGGTGTACGACTTCCGCACCCCGCGCAGCCTGGACGGGGTGCAGATCGACACGCCGTTCACCGAGGTCACGGGCCGGTACGTGCTGCGCGGACCGGACGGGCAGGCGGAACTGTGGACGGCACCGTCGCTGCCCTGGGCCCAGGTGTTCATCGCCGATCCGGCGAACGGTAAGGGCTACCCCGACCGGGGCCGGGCCGTGGCGGTGGAGCCCATGTCCGCCCCGGGGAACGCGCTGCACACCGGAACCGACGTGATCCGGCTCGGCCCGGGGTCCGTCTGGAGCACCGAATGGGGCATCCGGTGA
- the pdxH gene encoding pyridoxamine 5'-phosphate oxidase has protein sequence MREKYDGDSDDLQPEDLTGGWVPLWRSWFDEAVAAGAPEPNAMVLATVDETGLPATRTVLCKGLDESGVVFYTNYGSDKARAVEANPVAAVTFPWIAIHRQVHVRGAVTKVTPEETAAYWAERPRGSQLGAWASDQSRPVADRAAMAERFAEVEARFEGRDVPVPPEWGGYRIAPQVVEFWQGRENRVHNRVRLVAPAYAPFRLQP, from the coding sequence ATGCGCGAGAAGTACGACGGCGACTCCGACGACCTGCAGCCGGAGGACCTGACCGGCGGGTGGGTGCCGTTGTGGCGCTCCTGGTTCGACGAGGCCGTCGCCGCCGGGGCGCCCGAGCCCAACGCGATGGTGCTCGCCACCGTCGACGAGACCGGACTGCCGGCCACCCGCACCGTGCTCTGCAAGGGCCTCGACGAGAGCGGCGTGGTCTTCTACACCAACTACGGCTCCGACAAGGCGCGCGCCGTGGAGGCGAACCCGGTTGCCGCCGTGACCTTCCCGTGGATCGCGATCCACCGGCAGGTGCACGTGCGCGGCGCGGTCACGAAGGTGACGCCGGAGGAGACCGCCGCCTACTGGGCCGAGCGGCCCCGGGGCTCGCAGCTCGGCGCATGGGCCTCCGACCAGTCCCGCCCGGTCGCCGACCGGGCCGCGATGGCGGAGCGCTTCGCCGAGGTCGAGGCCCGGTTCGAGGGACGGGACGTGCCGGTGCCGCCGGAGTGGGGCGGGTACCGGATCGCGCCGCAGGTCGTCGAGTTCTGGCAGGGCCGGGAGAACCGCGTGCACAACCGCGTGCGGCTCGTCGCGCCCGCGTACGCGCCCTTCCGCCTGCAGCCCTAA
- a CDS encoding FKBP-type peptidyl-prolyl cis-trans isomerase — MTKPEIEFIEGPAPTELVIKDIVVGDGAEAQPGSVVDVHYLGVEFDSGEEFDSSWSRGESINFPLRSLIAGWQEGIPGMKVGGRRQLICPPSLAYGPAGGGHRLSGKTLVFVIDLLGVK; from the coding sequence ATGACCAAGCCCGAGATCGAGTTCATCGAGGGCCCCGCGCCCACCGAGCTCGTCATCAAGGACATCGTCGTGGGCGACGGTGCCGAGGCCCAGCCCGGCAGCGTCGTGGACGTGCACTACCTGGGCGTCGAGTTCGACAGCGGCGAGGAGTTCGACTCCTCGTGGAGCCGCGGCGAGTCCATCAACTTCCCGCTGCGCAGCCTCATCGCGGGCTGGCAGGAGGGCATCCCCGGCATGAAGGTCGGCGGTCGCCGCCAGCTGATCTGCCCGCCCTCGCTGGCCTACGGCCCCGCCGGCGGCGGTCACCGCCTGTCGGGCAAGACCCTCGTCTTCGTGATCGATCTGCTCGGCGTCAAGTAA